The Persephonella atlantica genome includes a window with the following:
- a CDS encoding YgfZ/GcvT domain-containing protein, protein MGWIQLNRYKIKVYGKKGKFSIKGMPSDDVAFLHNLLTNDIKGLKYGQFNYNLRLTGSGEPVSDFFVYREDDFFILDTNLSPEAVIQEFSRLKLSLNVSFELLSYEHIFLFGKTAEIVTKSFPENFQFIRQDDIYVAKNPVRYGIDGIDLFGNLSEVKKILPEEEKLTEMQAEDLRIRNCIPKIGKELKKGFHPLEANILYAFSFEKGCYVGQEAIARVHFRGRPPRTLVLFESSTFLSEEEKVFENEKPVGVITSVTSDKKVGLGYILRNSFQEDKVLRAETDSVRIIKQCAEQF, encoded by the coding sequence ATGGGCTGGATACAGCTTAACAGATATAAAATAAAGGTTTATGGTAAGAAAGGAAAATTTAGCATTAAAGGTATGCCTTCAGATGACGTGGCTTTCTTGCACAACCTTTTAACTAACGACATAAAAGGTCTTAAATACGGCCAGTTTAACTACAATCTAAGACTTACAGGAAGTGGCGAGCCTGTATCTGACTTCTTCGTCTACAGAGAGGATGATTTTTTTATATTAGATACGAATCTCAGTCCAGAAGCTGTTATTCAAGAGTTTAGCAGACTGAAACTGTCCCTTAATGTCTCTTTTGAACTGCTTAGCTATGAGCATATATTTCTCTTTGGTAAAACAGCTGAAATCGTAACAAAAAGCTTTCCAGAGAATTTTCAATTTATAAGACAGGATGATATATATGTTGCAAAAAATCCTGTCAGATACGGTATAGATGGGATAGACCTGTTTGGGAACCTCTCAGAGGTTAAAAAAATTCTTCCTGAAGAAGAAAAGCTGACAGAAATGCAGGCAGAAGATCTGAGAATAAGAAACTGCATCCCCAAAATAGGAAAAGAACTAAAAAAAGGCTTCCATCCATTAGAAGCAAACATACTTTATGCTTTCTCTTTTGAAAAGGGCTGTTATGTAGGTCAGGAAGCTATTGCAAGAGTTCATTTTAGAGGAAGGCCTCCAAGAACACTTGTGCTGTTTGAGAGCAGTACTTTCTTGTCTGAAGAAGAAAAAGTATTTGAAAACGAAAAGCCTGTAGGAGTAATAACATCTGTCACATCAGATAAGAAAGTTGGTCTTGGATACATCCTACGAAACAGTTTTCAGGAAGACAAGGTGTTAAGAGCAGAAACAGACTCTGTCAGAATAATTAAGCAGTGTGCAGAACAATTTTGA
- a CDS encoding TlyA family rRNA (cytidine-2'-O)-methyltransferase — MRKVLKKERIDKLLVERGLVESREKAQRLIMSGVVFADGERIDKPGTKIKIDADIFIKEREKYVSRGGYKLEKALKIFKPELKGKVCLDIGASTGGFTDCLLQHGAKKVYAVDVGKNQLHEKLKKDKRVISLEKTNARYLTESEIPEKIQFFTCDVSFISVLKIVPNICNLLEDKAEGVILIKPQFELSKSEVKGGVVREPQLHVKAIKKVLTGFEESCYCVKDLTFSETWGPEGNIEFLAYIYKVADRDQCRDKVDDKKILKVVDEAHVKFQKR; from the coding sequence ATGAGGAAAGTCTTGAAAAAAGAGAGAATTGATAAACTGCTTGTAGAAAGAGGACTGGTTGAAAGCAGAGAAAAAGCTCAAAGGCTTATTATGTCTGGTGTAGTGTTTGCCGATGGCGAAAGGATTGATAAACCAGGAACAAAAATAAAAATAGATGCAGACATATTTATCAAAGAAAGGGAAAAGTACGTTTCCCGTGGTGGCTATAAGTTGGAAAAGGCTCTAAAGATTTTTAAACCAGAGCTGAAAGGAAAAGTCTGTCTTGATATTGGGGCATCAACAGGCGGATTTACAGACTGTCTTCTTCAGCACGGGGCAAAAAAGGTTTATGCTGTTGATGTTGGGAAAAATCAGCTTCATGAAAAGCTAAAAAAGGATAAAAGGGTAATCTCGCTGGAAAAAACCAACGCAAGATACCTGACAGAGAGTGAGATACCAGAAAAGATACAGTTTTTTACATGTGATGTTTCTTTTATATCTGTGCTGAAAATAGTTCCAAATATATGCAATCTTTTGGAAGATAAAGCAGAAGGGGTAATCCTGATAAAACCTCAATTTGAACTGTCAAAAAGTGAAGTAAAGGGAGGGGTTGTAAGGGAACCTCAGCTTCATGTTAAGGCAATAAAGAAGGTTTTGACTGGTTTTGAAGAGAGTTGCTACTGTGTTAAGGATCTTACATTTTCTGAAACATGGGGACCGGAAGGCAATATAGAGTTTCTGGCTTATATTTATAAAGTAGCTGATAGAGATCAATGCAGGGATAAAGTAGATGATAAGAAAATTTTAAAAGTTGTTGACGAAGCTCATGTAAAATTCCAGAAAAGGTGA
- a CDS encoding LysR family transcriptional regulator yields MEVLDYHKLKIFKTVADTKSFSKAAELLFLSQPTVTLQIKKIENYLGITLFKRDKKGVFLTEEGKIFYEYASKILDDYSMMEEGLSNLKENLQKSLRIGASTTIGDFLIPDILPQFLKGKGDIKVNLFVGNSKEIEEGVLSKIFYVGLIEDEVHSNKYEQVEFFSDEIILIASRSSNIPDVIDVKELKRYRFVFREQGSGTRNIVERRLEKEGIKVKPDIEISSSKAIARLVANSDYLSFVSRLVVKNMLGVHLKHVKIRGISFTRKFYCITQKNIRLPKIDREFIQYLLGIEK; encoded by the coding sequence ATGGAAGTTTTAGACTATCACAAACTGAAAATATTTAAGACCGTTGCAGATACAAAGAGCTTTTCAAAAGCAGCGGAGCTTTTATTTCTTTCCCAGCCTACTGTAACACTCCAGATAAAAAAGATTGAGAACTACTTGGGAATAACCCTGTTTAAAAGAGATAAGAAAGGTGTTTTTCTAACAGAAGAAGGAAAGATATTTTATGAGTATGCCTCAAAGATATTGGACGACTACAGCATGATGGAAGAGGGTCTGTCTAATCTTAAAGAAAATCTCCAGAAAAGCCTCAGGATAGGAGCAAGTACAACTATTGGAGATTTTCTTATTCCGGATATTCTTCCCCAGTTTCTTAAAGGAAAAGGCGATATCAAGGTTAACCTTTTTGTTGGAAATTCAAAAGAGATAGAAGAAGGAGTGTTATCAAAGATATTTTATGTGGGTCTTATAGAAGATGAGGTTCATTCAAACAAGTATGAACAGGTTGAGTTTTTCTCAGACGAGATAATCTTGATTGCCTCAAGAAGTTCAAATATACCAGATGTCATTGATGTAAAAGAGCTAAAACGCTATAGATTTGTCTTTAGAGAGCAAGGTTCTGGAACAAGAAATATTGTGGAGAGAAGACTTGAAAAGGAAGGAATAAAGGTAAAACCTGATATTGAGATAAGCAGTAGCAAAGCTATAGCAAGGCTTGTTGCAAATTCAGACTACCTTTCATTTGTGTCAAGACTTGTCGTAAAAAACATGTTGGGTGTTCATCTAAAACATGTAAAAATCAGAGGGATTTCTTTTACAAGAAAGTTTTACTGTATAACGCAGAAGAATATAAGACTGCCAAAGATAGACAGAGAATTTATCCAGTATCTGCTCGGTATTGAAAAGTAA
- a CDS encoding KpsF/GutQ family sugar-phosphate isomerase has protein sequence MSSKDPVKTGKKVLEEEKKAIENLIDALDKNFKKAVEVIVAAEGKVIVTGMGKSGHVGQKIAATLASTGTPAFFLHPAEAIHGDLGMISKGDVILAISNSGETPELLAIIPTIKRWGHKIIAITNNPESTLAKESHIHLFLNVKREACPHNLAPTSSSTATLALGDALAIALLEMRGFTPEDFAQFHPGGSLGKRLMKVSEIMHTGEKLPLVKPETPLKETVLIMSEKGFGCALIIEEENLIGIITDGDLRRFIKKGGSIDTGKTDEAMTKNPKTVSKDMLVVEALEIMERYNITVLPVVKDKKPIGLVHMHDILKSGVI, from the coding sequence TTGAGCAGTAAAGACCCTGTAAAAACAGGAAAGAAAGTTTTGGAGGAAGAGAAAAAAGCCATTGAAAATCTTATAGATGCTTTAGATAAAAATTTTAAGAAAGCTGTAGAAGTTATTGTTGCAGCAGAAGGAAAGGTTATAGTAACAGGAATGGGAAAGTCTGGACACGTTGGCCAGAAGATTGCTGCAACCCTTGCATCAACAGGAACACCAGCTTTCTTTCTTCATCCTGCAGAGGCAATACACGGAGACCTTGGGATGATATCAAAGGGAGATGTGATACTTGCCATATCAAACAGTGGAGAAACACCTGAACTGCTTGCTATTATACCTACCATAAAAAGATGGGGACATAAAATCATAGCAATAACAAACAACCCAGAATCAACACTGGCTAAAGAAAGTCATATACATCTGTTTTTAAATGTGAAAAGGGAAGCCTGCCCTCACAACTTAGCTCCCACATCCTCATCAACAGCAACATTAGCCCTTGGAGATGCTCTTGCTATTGCACTCCTTGAAATGAGAGGATTTACACCTGAGGATTTTGCACAGTTTCATCCGGGAGGTTCTTTAGGTAAAAGACTTATGAAGGTTTCGGAGATAATGCATACAGGAGAAAAACTGCCTCTGGTAAAACCTGAAACTCCTCTAAAGGAAACTGTTCTGATCATGTCAGAAAAAGGTTTTGGATGTGCTCTTATTATTGAAGAGGAAAATCTTATTGGAATAATAACAGATGGGGATCTGAGGAGATTTATAAAAAAAGGGGGAAGTATAGACACAGGAAAGACAGATGAGGCAATGACAAAAAACCCAAAAACAGTTTCAAAAGATATGTTAGTAGTGGAAGCACTGGAAATTATGGAAAGATACAACATAACAGTTTTACCTGTTGTTAAAGATAAAAAGCCCATTGGACTTGTCCATATGCACGACATACTAAAAAGTGGTGTTATATAA
- a CDS encoding PSP1 domain-containing protein, whose protein sequence is MKVDIDKKTVRIRFLDTHKFSDVDNVPENITKGDFIVIETEKGEELVLVVGRSVPDVENPSPYRFIRKATKKDISIFEKHEREAERALGLCKKFAENLGLKMNLLRAYIPLNRSKIMFYYVSEGRVDFRQLVKDLAKKLRMRIEMRQVGVRDGVQMAGAIGVCGNQCCCSVFIDKFDTVNVEMLEEQNLPPTPTKFTGICGRLMCCLAFEIDNYSIRKDLPEIETEMEINGKVYRVKDYDFIREKIYFTTETGEVISYSFEQLDQLGIRKKSPCENCNMKNGGENRIEQ, encoded by the coding sequence ATGAAGGTTGATATAGATAAAAAGACAGTAAGAATAAGATTCTTAGACACCCACAAATTCAGTGATGTTGATAATGTCCCTGAAAATATAACAAAGGGAGATTTTATTGTTATAGAGACAGAGAAAGGAGAAGAACTTGTTTTAGTGGTGGGAAGGTCTGTTCCTGATGTTGAAAATCCATCACCGTACAGATTTATCAGGAAGGCAACAAAGAAAGATATAAGCATATTTGAGAAACACGAAAGAGAAGCAGAAAGGGCTCTCGGACTGTGTAAAAAATTTGCAGAAAATCTGGGATTAAAAATGAACTTACTCAGAGCATACATACCTCTGAACAGGTCAAAAATCATGTTCTACTACGTATCAGAAGGTAGAGTTGACTTCAGACAGCTTGTGAAAGACCTTGCAAAAAAGCTGAGAATGAGAATAGAGATGCGTCAGGTAGGAGTCAGAGACGGTGTTCAGATGGCTGGAGCTATAGGAGTGTGTGGAAATCAATGCTGCTGCTCTGTGTTTATAGACAAGTTTGATACTGTAAATGTCGAGATGTTAGAGGAACAGAACCTTCCACCAACACCAACAAAATTTACAGGAATATGTGGAAGACTGATGTGCTGTCTTGCTTTTGAGATTGATAATTACTCAATAAGAAAGGATCTGCCAGAGATAGAAACAGAGATGGAAATAAACGGGAAAGTCTACAGAGTAAAAGATTATGACTTTATAAGAGAAAAAATTTACTTCACCACAGAGACGGGAGAGGTAATATCTTACAGTTTTGAACAGTTAGACCAGTTAGGTATAAGAAAAAAATCTCCATGCGAAAACTGCAATATGAAAAACGGAGGTGAAAACAGAATTGAGCAGTAA